One Aegilops tauschii subsp. strangulata cultivar AL8/78 chromosome 2, Aet v6.0, whole genome shotgun sequence genomic window, GCGGTGACCGGCCGTGAGCATACTTCCGTGTGAACCATGACAAGTAATAGCCCCATCTGATTGCGACGTACTCCCATTTTAGCATAGATCGACACATGGGAAGATATAAGAGACGAGCCTACTTATCATTTTTACAATTTAAATTTAAATTTATTACGTTTGTGTGACGTGGTAGGCGAGTAGAGTTGATGTGTGAGTCACATGGAGTTGCACAAAAATACAACCCCAAGATAAAAGCAAGTCAAATTACAAAATAGCCTTAGGAGAGATATATTTAGTATATACTACAAAGTAGGAGTAGTCACTAGTTTGGAGAACCTCGTCGAGAATCATATTTGGCCAATACGAATAGTTGAAGTTTTCCTCTAGAATATGCGCGGCCATATTCACATCTGTAATTTGTACGAGCAAGTGTAAAAAACATTACTAGCTGACCTATTAGGAAGATTAGGAGTACCATTATTACACATCTCTCGAAACATTTTTCATCATCAACTTGCAGTTTGGCACTAACATATTTAGTATATTCTACAAAGTAGTTGTCAAAGTTGTACGTTTaagactacccacaatgggagtaacataggtggtaacatcacacttatctaggcaaaatagatgatgtaacatgtaattaatgaagaaagagaggcatgtggtaacatagctagttactgtaacatcacacatatcaagaaaAGATGAGTCTTATAAGCTAATAAATGAAGTGATGCATGACGCAACatatatgttactacccactgtggaggtagtaacatagactagtaacatatgcatgttactactcTAAGTTATTTCCCATTGTGACTAGTCTAAGAAAAGTGACAGTACCGAGATGGAGTAATAAAATACAGTCTAACCTCCCACAAGAATTAAAAAGTACAGCCTAGGTAGCTAATAGCCATTAGCCGTGATGTCAGAAACTTCTAATGTCCTCCTGCCCTATCCTTACATGGAATATGTATAATACAAGGCTTAACAGCGACCCCTGCTCTAATTAAGCATCTGTTGGTTAACCTAACCCAATGATTACATCGCATGCACGTAAGTTCTGTGGATAGCCACGTAGCGACTAAATGGGCTCGAATGGAAAAAAGAACTCCACGGGGCTTGACGAGGTCGAGCTCGAGCCGGCCAAGTTGCGCCAACCCAACCAGAGTTGTGCACGTATGCTACGTTACCATGCGTGACTCGTCAGTCGACATGCACGGGTGGCGTACCCAACTTGAAGGCCTGACACTATAAAGCAGGCACAATGCTCGTACAGTTCCAACTCGTGCAAACATACATAGCCAAGAACTCGAACACGTATAGAAAACATGTCGAGTCCTCTGCTTGTTGCAATGGCCGCGGCGGCGATCGTCGTCGTGTGCTGTTTCGCGGCGTGTCCGGTGAGCGCGGGCGCGAGCGCTGGTGGCTTCTACGACAACTTCGTGGTGAAGTGGGGCACCGACCCGGACCCTGACCGGCGGGTCGAGATCGTCGACGGCGGCCGGCTGGTGACGCTCACCCTCAACAACGTCTCCGGCGCCGGGTTCCAGTCCCGGGACGCCTTCCTCTTCGGCGAGTTCACCATGGAGATGAAGCTCGTGCCCGGCGACTCGGCCGGCACGGTCACCACCTTCTACGTAAGCCCGTCTCGCCTAACCACCAATACTTTTCATGCATACTTCTCTCCCAGATATCATCCGATCACGCGTTGAATGCATGCACGAACATACTTTCCTTCCGATTTGATGTGCTTATACGTACGTACGTATATTGGGTTCGTGTTTTGATTGTGCATGCATGATGATGTTTGTGCAGCTGACCTCCAAGGACCCGACGGCGGCGGGGGACGGGCACGACGAGATCGACTTCGAGTTCCTGGGCAACGTCAGCGGGGAGCCGTACCTGATGCAGACCAACGTGTTCGCGCAGGGGGTCGGGGGCAGGGAGCAGCGGTCCTACCTCTGGTTCGACCCGACAGAGGACTTCCACAACTACACCATCCTCTGGAACCCTCTAAACATCATGTACGTGTGGAACGAGGTGTCCACCATGCAAGCATCTAATCATTCATATCTTGCATATTTAAATATATCATTCGAATCTTGCAAATATGTCATGTTTCTAACCTTGTGTTGTCTCAGCCTGCCAAGCTAGTAGCTGAAAATTAAGCAGGCGTGAACCCGACGATAAGCACATGAAGACCAAACACGAGAGGACGAAATTTTGTGTCTGGAGACGACTCTTTCAAACGCGCGTTCGCGCATGAAAAATATGACCGTTTAACTGAACTTGCCGGCCCAAAACATCACATACGCATGGGCTTACGTGCAACAAGCTTTTCCTCCTCATAGTTGGGCTTTCTTCCCTGGTTTGTCCTAGGCCCGTTTACTCACAAGATTGTTTCCGCCACTCAACAAACAAAAAATCAAgccctcaaaaaaaaaatctcACAAGATTTTTTTCCAGTTCTTAAAACAATTCGCGCggttcttcctttttcctttgcGCACCGCTCTAAAGCAAGCAAGCGATGTTTTTCtgtcctctcatatatttttttttttgaaataacaAACCAGCATCTCTCAAATAAAAGTATACAAAAATGGAAAGCGACTAATATGTTCCGTTTTGGTCAGAAGATGAGAAAGCTAGTAAGATTCAAGATTTTCGTCCAAATTAAACAACCATTTTTATAGGAGCCTTCCACTGTCGGTTTGGAGTAGCGAACTTGAACAGCAACTTGCTACTCTGGCCATCCGGGAGACCGATTTTCTCGACACTCTGCATTCAAATCATTCTAAAGCTGCTCTGAAAGAGGGCCTAGTTTAGCCGCGTCGGCATATTTGGAGGCACGAGAACACCACCTGTCCCAACCAGTTGCTGTTTTAAACGAAGAAGGGACCGAGAAAACGTGAGGAGGCACATGAGGTGCCTGCGTAGGTAACATGCACGTCAACTTAGCCCCTAAATAAACCAGCTAATGATGCGATAATCGTACTAGTGCGCGGAGTCAAATGCTAGATTCTGCCAAACCAGATTTTTTTTACCCAGCATCTGAATCAAAATCTCGGCAAATTCAATACCCCAAGCCAGTTGGCCCATCCATGCATCCAGGCATCTCATCGCTGCACTGATCGAATTAATGCATCGGATCTCCTGCATCTGTCTAACAGTTTTTTGTTTCTTTGATGCTCTGTTTTCCAGCTTCTCTGTGGACGGCGTGCCGGTGCGCGTGTTCCGGAACCACGACGCGAACGGCGTGCCGTACCTGAGCAGGCAGGCGATGAAGGTGCATGCCACCATCTGGGACGGCGACACCTGGGCCACGCGCGGCGGCCGGGTCAAGATCGACTGGGCGCACGCGCCCTTCGTCGCCTCCTACGGGACCTACGCCGCCAGCGCCTGCGTCTCCGCGGCCGGCAACGATGATCAGGAAGGAGCGCCGTCGGCATTCTGCTGCCCGGGCGACGCCTCGTCGTGGATGGCCCGGCGGCTGGGGCCCGACGGCGAGCGCGCGGTGGCGTGGGCGCGCGACAATTACATGGTGATGGACTACTGCGACGACCCCTGGAACCTGGGCCGCCCCGCCGAGTGCGACATGGACCAGCTCCAGCTCGCCTCGGTCGTCTGATTGTTTGGTTCCGTCGGCCATACTACTACCGCACACGTGTCGTCGTGTTATCAGACAGACAGACGTGCGGTGTTTTGTGTTCGTGCTTCTAGCGTAGCCTGCTAGGTCGTCTCACTCAGATGTGACGTGTAGGCGTAGCGTATATAATACAGTAGATAACTACTGTAGGAGTTTCTCTAGCGGATCATAGCAAGAATGATTCCTGCGGAAACCTGCCCCTGCTGTAACCTGTAGCCGAGTAATTCATGCATATACAGACGCTGAGATAATTAAGATTAACTCATTTCTCGACATCTTGAGCCTGGACGAAGAGCAAAGTGGCCAAAAAAATTGCTCTCTGTGTGTCATACAAATGTTGATACAAGTGGAGGAAAGGGGAGGCCGGAACCAGAAATCCAATGAAAGAATCAGGCCCGCTGCGCCGCACGTACCTGCTTCTTCAGATGTACAAAAATAATCGGGGTACGACACTGTATATATCGAACCCAAACAATGAATCGGTCGCTCAACCCTCTCGCTCGCTCAGCCAAACCCGACGACGATCAAACTCCTCACGGGCGGGGCGGGAGCGAGCACTCCTTGGGCCTGCTGGTGGCGGTGTACCGGTTGCTCATGTCGGTGCAGTAGTCGTAGATGACGTAGCCCATGTTGCGCACCCACTGCAGGTCGGCGCGCGCCTTGGGGGAGAGGTTGAAGAGCGGCGACCCGGCGGGCTCGGCGCCGCACCACGACACGCCGGGCGACGGCCGGCAGTAGGTGATGTTGTAGTTGCGGTAGTAGGAGACGAAGGGCGCCAGCGACCAGTCCGTCTTGACGCGCCCGCCCTGCGTCGCCCAGTCGTCGGCGTTCCACAGGCTCCCGTACACCCGCTGCTGCTGCCACGACGGGAACGGCACGCCCTGGTCCTCGTTGTTGTCGAACGACCGGATCGTCACGCCGTCCACCTCGATCCTGCACAGGTTCAGTTCACGTCGGCCGATGTGTTTAGAAGATCGGCACGGTCGACCTACATATATACTCTACGTACATATCACGCAAGAAAAGAGATCGAGAAATGTGCTAGGTTGCTTACGTGATGCGCCTGGGGTTCCAGACGATGGAGTAGGTGTGGTACTCGGCGCTGGGGTCGAACCAGAGCTTGAACTGCTGCTCCCGGCCGCCCACGCCGTAGGCGAACACGTTGGTGTGGAGGGTGTAGGGCTCGCCGGTGGAGTTGCCCAGGAACTCCAGGTCGATCTCGTCGTGAATGTCCCACGGCCCCTCCGAGATGGTCTGTATGCGTACCACGTACACGTGCACCGACATATTCACCCATGTCAAAAGTCAACTCGACCGACGCGCACACACACTGGCAAGCTAAGCTGCACTAATGCAAACTAATAACTAGAGATCGAGATCTTACGTAGACGGTGCAGACGGTGCCGGCGGAGTTGCcttcgacgagcttgatgtcgagGTCGATGCGGGCGAAGAGGTACATGTCGTTGGACTTGAAGGCGGAGCCCCGGTTGAAGTCCAGCGAGAGCGCGAGCGCCTCGCTGTCGCCGTCCATGAAGTAGTAGGTGTGGTCCGCGCTCCATATGATCTGGATGTCCTTGTAGATGTCCGCCCTGCCCACGTCCACGGCCAGGAGGAAGGCCAGGGCTACGCCTACGCACAGGAGCCGCAGCTTTGGCCTACAAGGCAATGGCGAAGCCATGACTAGCTAGCTATCCGCCTGTCCCTGCTGCTGCTATGTGCAGTGCCGGGACACTGGCGAGCTAGCCTCCGTCGTGCTGCTTCCAACGCGGCGAGAGAGGTCAGCGGCCCCTGTATATATGTATGCTGGAGTGGAGACGAAGGTGGTGAGGAAATGGGCGAGGGGTGGAGGAATTTGCTGGGGAGGGCGGCAAGGCAAGTGAGGAATCGAATGCCAGCCTTGCCGTAGGGAGGGAGAACCTGCTGCTGGTCTGGGAAGACAAGCTTGCTAGGTTGCTAAGCGACTAGGTGCTCGTATATAAGCGTTTTGGGAGCACTGGCCGGCCGTCCCGGCGGACGCCGTGCACATGCAATGCACGAGAGGT contains:
- the LOC109748514 gene encoding putative xyloglucan endotransglucosylase/hydrolase protein 13, whose translation is MSSPLLVAMAAAAIVVVCCFAACPVSAGASAGGFYDNFVVKWGTDPDPDRRVEIVDGGRLVTLTLNNVSGAGFQSRDAFLFGEFTMEMKLVPGDSAGTVTTFYLTSKDPTAAGDGHDEIDFEFLGNVSGEPYLMQTNVFAQGVGGREQRSYLWFDPTEDFHNYTILWNPLNIIFSVDGVPVRVFRNHDANGVPYLSRQAMKVHATIWDGDTWATRGGRVKIDWAHAPFVASYGTYAASACVSAAGNDDQEGAPSAFCCPGDASSWMARRLGPDGERAVAWARDNYMVMDYCDDPWNLGRPAECDMDQLQLASVV
- the LOC109748515 gene encoding xyloglucan endotransglucosylase/hydrolase protein 24 codes for the protein MASPLPCRPKLRLLCVGVALAFLLAVDVGRADIYKDIQIIWSADHTYYFMDGDSEALALSLDFNRGSAFKSNDMYLFARIDLDIKLVEGNSAGTVCTVYTISEGPWDIHDEIDLEFLGNSTGEPYTLHTNVFAYGVGGREQQFKLWFDPSAEYHTYSIVWNPRRITIEVDGVTIRSFDNNEDQGVPFPSWQQQRVYGSLWNADDWATQGGRVKTDWSLAPFVSYYRNYNITYCRPSPGVSWCGAEPAGSPLFNLSPKARADLQWVRNMGYVIYDYCTDMSNRYTATSRPKECSLPPRP